One segment of Acidimicrobiia bacterium DNA contains the following:
- a CDS encoding exo-alpha-sialidase, with product MSGVRVLVGTRKGLFILTSDGTRDRWEVDGPSFGGWELYHVKGSPADPDRLYASQSTSWFGQLIQRSNDGGQTWEPVGNEFRYDGATGTHQWYDGTPHPWEFARVWHLEPSLTDPDTVYAGVEDAALFRSVDGGLEWRELPGLRGHGSGSAWQPGAGGMCLHTIMLDSSDPSRMFVAISAAGVFRTDDEGKSWHPANRGLHSEGIPDPDAEVGHCVHRIAAHPSRPAVLFMQKHWDVMRSDNGGASWHEVSGNLPSDFGFPIEVHAHDPETIYVVPITSDAEHYPPEGKLRVYRSRTGGNEWEALTSGLPQRHCYVNVLRDAMSIDALEPCGVYFGTTGGQVYGSSDAGDTWEPIVRDLPAVLSVEAQTLR from the coding sequence TTGAGCGGCGTACGGGTGCTAGTCGGAACCCGCAAGGGCCTGTTCATCCTCACGTCGGACGGCACGCGCGATCGGTGGGAGGTCGACGGCCCCTCGTTCGGGGGATGGGAGCTCTACCACGTCAAGGGGTCCCCCGCTGACCCCGATCGCCTGTACGCGTCGCAGTCCACAAGTTGGTTCGGCCAGCTGATCCAGCGGTCGAACGACGGCGGCCAGACCTGGGAGCCCGTCGGGAACGAGTTCCGCTACGACGGCGCGACCGGCACTCACCAGTGGTACGACGGCACGCCACACCCGTGGGAGTTCGCCCGCGTCTGGCACCTCGAACCGTCGCTCACCGATCCCGACACCGTGTACGCCGGCGTCGAAGACGCGGCGTTGTTCCGCTCGGTCGACGGCGGCCTGGAGTGGCGGGAACTGCCCGGGTTGCGAGGCCACGGCTCGGGCTCGGCGTGGCAGCCCGGAGCCGGTGGGATGTGCCTCCACACGATCATGCTCGACTCCAGCGACCCGAGCCGAATGTTCGTCGCGATCTCGGCTGCCGGCGTCTTTCGAACCGACGACGAAGGCAAGTCGTGGCACCCCGCGAATCGCGGCCTGCACTCCGAGGGCATCCCGGACCCGGACGCTGAGGTGGGCCACTGCGTTCACCGCATCGCCGCCCATCCCTCCCGCCCGGCCGTGCTCTTCATGCAGAAGCATTGGGACGTCATGCGCAGCGACAACGGCGGCGCGTCCTGGCATGAGGTCAGCGGCAACCTGCCGAGTGACTTCGGCTTCCCGATCGAGGTTCACGCGCACGATCCGGAGACCATCTACGTCGTTCCGATCACGAGCGACGCGGAGCACTACCCGCCGGAGGGAAAGCTTCGTGTCTACCGCAGCCGGACAGGCGGGAACGAGTGGGAGGCCCTCACCAGTGGGCTCCCGCAGCGTCACTGCTATGTCAACGTCTTGCGCGATGCGATGTCGATCGATGCTCTCGAGCCCTGCGGCGTCTACTTCGGCACGACCGGGGGGCAGGTGTATGGATCATCCGACGCTGGAGACACGTGGGAACCCATCGTCCGCGACCTACCCGCCGTGCTCTCGGTCGAGGCACAGACGTTGCGATGA
- a CDS encoding MoaD/ThiS family protein, whose translation MIRVLLPAPLRTLACVQGEVELHVDGAVTQRSLLDALETHYPVLRGTVRDRVTQRRRAFVRFFAGEDDVSHELPDAPLPESVATGIEPFVVIGAMAGG comes from the coding sequence ATGATTCGAGTGCTGCTCCCGGCACCTCTGCGGACGCTCGCCTGCGTTCAGGGGGAAGTGGAGCTCCACGTCGATGGCGCCGTGACCCAGCGCTCGCTCCTTGACGCGCTCGAGACCCACTACCCGGTCTTGCGGGGGACCGTTCGTGACCGCGTCACCCAGCGGCGTCGAGCCTTCGTGCGGTTCTTTGCCGGCGAGGATGATGTGTCCCACGAACTGCCCGACGCCCCGTTGCCCGAGTCGGTCGCGACGGGGATCGAACCGTTCGTGGTCATCGGAGCGATGGCCGGCGGCTAG
- a CDS encoding DUF3761 domain-containing protein: protein MPGCGGPSGSAERSSATSQSVKATAPPATIATPTLPTFASPSTVPLAQQAPAGAPCPNGTYVNSAGNTECSPFPSPSGPPPGATALCGDGTYSFSRSRPVACSGHGGVVQWL from the coding sequence ATGCCCGGCTGTGGAGGTCCCAGCGGCAGTGCCGAGCGGTCGAGCGCGACCTCACAATCGGTCAAGGCCACCGCTCCCCCAGCAACGATCGCGACTCCGACCCTGCCCACCTTTGCCAGCCCGAGCACGGTGCCGCTCGCCCAGCAGGCACCCGCGGGTGCTCCCTGCCCCAATGGGACCTACGTCAACTCAGCCGGAAACACCGAATGCTCCCCCTTCCCGAGCCCGAGTGGTCCGCCACCCGGGGCGACAGCCCTGTGCGGCGACGGCACGTACTCGTTTTCACGATCGCGCCCGGTTGCCTGCTCCGGACACGGTGGTGTCGTGCAGTGGCTCTGA